The following are from one region of the Rhizobium sullae genome:
- a CDS encoding zinc-binding metallopeptidase family protein: MRLFACDNCDQVVHFDNRHCVRCNHRLGFLPDDLCMHALEPRDEMHWRLVTDPERRIRFCANAGLDICNWLLAEDDTHEFCIACRHNRLVPNTGTQDGIARWRRISQAQRHLFYSLLRWNLPHPDRQEDPAGGLVFDFLEDTVQNDGNILPARTGHEEGLIAIRAAEADDATREQARAMMNEPYRTLLGHFRHEAGHFVWNKLVRDVNGLDAFRAVFGDERQDYRSALQNHYANGPPVGWRERFISAYASSHPWEDFAECFAHYLHIVDTLETARAFGIAIDPSGHEEMASEVDFNPYRAESAEQLVSAWVPLSVAINAIQRSMGQPDAYPFVLSRAVVAKLEYLHKLIQDASALSPRTAA; the protein is encoded by the coding sequence ATGAGGCTCTTCGCCTGCGACAATTGCGACCAGGTCGTCCACTTCGACAACCGCCATTGCGTCCGCTGCAATCATCGCCTCGGCTTCCTGCCGGACGATCTCTGCATGCACGCGCTCGAGCCGCGCGACGAAATGCACTGGCGGCTCGTCACAGATCCGGAACGCAGGATCCGTTTCTGCGCCAATGCCGGTCTTGATATCTGCAACTGGTTGCTTGCGGAGGATGACACCCATGAATTCTGTATCGCCTGCCGCCACAATAGGCTGGTGCCGAATACCGGAACCCAGGACGGCATTGCGCGCTGGCGCCGCATCAGCCAGGCGCAACGCCATCTCTTCTATTCGCTGCTGCGCTGGAACCTGCCGCATCCCGACCGGCAGGAAGATCCCGCCGGCGGTCTCGTTTTCGATTTCCTCGAAGACACGGTTCAGAATGACGGCAACATCCTTCCCGCGAGGACCGGACATGAGGAGGGCCTGATCGCCATCCGCGCGGCGGAAGCCGACGACGCCACGCGCGAGCAGGCCCGCGCCATGATGAACGAGCCTTACCGCACGCTGCTCGGCCACTTCCGCCATGAGGCCGGCCACTTCGTCTGGAACAAGCTGGTGCGCGACGTTAACGGCCTCGATGCCTTCCGCGCCGTCTTTGGCGACGAACGCCAGGATTACCGCTCAGCCCTTCAGAACCACTATGCCAACGGCCCGCCCGTCGGCTGGCGGGAGAGGTTCATCAGCGCCTATGCATCTTCACACCCGTGGGAAGACTTCGCCGAGTGCTTCGCCCACTACCTCCACATCGTCGATACGCTGGAGACGGCCCGAGCTTTCGGCATCGCCATCGATCCCAGCGGCCATGAGGAAATGGCTTCGGAAGTGGATTTCAATCCATACAGGGCGGAAAGCGCCGAACAGCTCGTCAGCGCCTGGGTTCCGCTCAGCGTCGCAATCAACGCCATCCAGCGCAGCATGGGCCAGCCGGACGCCTATCCTTTCGTGCTGTCCCGGGCCGTCGTTGCGAAGCTCGAATATCTGCACAAGCTCATTCAGGATGCGTCGGCGCTGTCACCGAGAACTGCGGCGTGA
- a CDS encoding sensor domain-containing phosphodiesterase encodes MTTNRMLPKSPSGRLIAVIAALFLSMLALAAGVAQAAEPVKISRDDTALDLTATTEIYANQGEAFQVSTAAGADGIRRRIEVRASSENHQGDWAVFALANVSEEQLERVIVAPHFRLVNSKLFWPDLGSQRIMAITPSEGFALDRQPSDEADVFRITLNPGAVITFVAELATPELPQIYLWEPDAYKDTINAFTLYRGIVLGIAGLLAVFLTILFVVKGTSMLPATAALAWAVLGYICVDFGFLGKLVSVASADQRIWRACAEVALASSFVIFLFTYLNLNRWHTHLGYATLAWVLGLALLFGVAIYDPSIASGIARLSFALTATMGIVLIIYLGFNRYDRAILLVPAWALILVWLFGAWLTVTGRLDNDIIQPALGGGLVLIILLIGFTVMQHAFAGGAFQQGLFSDLERQSLALTGSGDMVWDWDVARDRVVTIPDVSVKLGLSPGTMHGAARNWLPRLHPDDRDRFRATLDVLLEHRRGRLNHEFRIRAEDGHFHWLLIRARPVLGSNGEIIRCVGTIVDVTEQKNSIERLLHDALHDNLTGLPNRQLFIDRLQSVLALVPGGETLRPTVMVIDIDRYKLVNDSLGVAAGDNILIALTRRLRRLLKPQDTLARLAGDQFGLILVSERDPAKVADFADAVSKAIMVPINFGNREIILTASIGLTSWVDQQENAAGMLSDAELAMYRAKRAGGNRVEPFRPAFRDFGADRLQLESDLRRAIERKELSMVYQPIARLEDVEIAGFEALMRWEHPKRGNIPPSEFIPIAEASDIIGSLGLFALEQATSDLMAWQNQTGELPIFVSINLSSVQLLNNELYDDVRSVLSKTHCEPSRLKLELTESMVMENPEQARLVLQKLKEAGLGLALDDFGTGYSSLAYLTRFPFDTIKLDKALVRDDSDKKATILRSVISMARELDMQVVAEGIESNEDAIELAKMGCSYGQSYLFGPPMGSDSVLRLLKERFPLTKRA; translated from the coding sequence ATGACCACGAACCGCATGCTGCCCAAATCACCGTCCGGCCGATTGATCGCGGTGATCGCAGCTCTTTTCCTGTCGATGCTTGCATTGGCTGCAGGCGTTGCGCAGGCGGCGGAACCGGTGAAGATTTCCCGCGACGACACGGCGCTCGATCTGACCGCGACGACGGAAATCTATGCCAACCAGGGCGAGGCCTTCCAGGTTTCGACGGCTGCAGGCGCAGACGGCATCCGCCGGCGCATCGAGGTGCGCGCCAGCTCCGAAAATCACCAGGGTGACTGGGCCGTCTTTGCGCTCGCCAATGTCTCGGAAGAGCAGCTCGAGCGCGTTATCGTCGCTCCGCATTTCCGCCTTGTGAATTCCAAGCTTTTCTGGCCGGACCTCGGCTCGCAGCGCATCATGGCGATTACGCCGAGCGAAGGCTTTGCGCTCGACCGCCAGCCAAGCGACGAGGCCGACGTCTTCCGCATCACTCTGAACCCCGGCGCGGTCATCACCTTCGTTGCCGAGCTTGCGACGCCCGAGCTGCCGCAGATCTATTTGTGGGAGCCGGACGCCTATAAGGACACGATTAACGCCTTCACGCTCTACCGCGGCATCGTGCTCGGGATTGCCGGCCTGCTTGCCGTGTTCCTGACGATCCTCTTCGTCGTCAAGGGAACTTCGATGCTGCCTGCGACGGCGGCACTCGCCTGGGCGGTGCTCGGCTATATCTGCGTCGATTTCGGTTTCCTTGGCAAACTCGTGAGCGTTGCCTCGGCAGACCAGCGAATATGGCGCGCCTGTGCGGAAGTGGCGCTGGCGTCGAGTTTCGTGATCTTCCTGTTCACCTATCTGAACCTCAACCGCTGGCACACGCATCTCGGCTACGCCACGCTCGCCTGGGTGCTCGGCCTTGCGCTGCTCTTCGGCGTCGCGATCTACGATCCCTCGATCGCCTCCGGCATTGCGCGGCTTTCCTTCGCGCTGACTGCGACGATGGGCATAGTGCTCATCATCTATCTCGGCTTCAACCGCTACGACCGCGCCATCCTGCTGGTACCCGCCTGGGCGCTGATCCTGGTCTGGTTGTTCGGAGCATGGCTGACCGTGACAGGCCGGCTTGACAACGACATCATCCAGCCGGCGCTCGGCGGCGGCCTCGTCCTCATCATTCTGCTGATCGGCTTTACAGTGATGCAGCACGCCTTTGCGGGCGGCGCCTTCCAGCAGGGCCTGTTCTCCGATCTCGAACGGCAGTCTCTGGCACTCACGGGCTCCGGTGATATGGTCTGGGACTGGGACGTGGCGCGCGACCGCGTCGTCACCATTCCGGATGTTTCCGTGAAGCTCGGATTGTCGCCTGGCACCATGCATGGTGCAGCCCGCAACTGGCTGCCGCGGCTACACCCGGACGACCGCGACCGCTTCCGCGCGACGCTGGACGTGCTGCTCGAACATCGCCGCGGGCGGCTGAACCATGAGTTCCGCATCCGCGCCGAGGACGGACATTTCCATTGGCTGCTGATCCGCGCCCGGCCGGTGCTCGGCTCGAACGGCGAGATCATCCGCTGCGTCGGCACGATCGTCGATGTCACGGAGCAAAAGAATTCCATCGAGCGGCTGCTGCATGACGCATTGCACGACAATCTCACCGGCCTGCCGAACCGCCAGCTCTTCATCGACCGCCTACAATCGGTACTGGCGCTTGTGCCCGGCGGCGAAACGCTCAGGCCGACGGTGATGGTGATCGATATCGACCGCTACAAGCTGGTGAACGATTCGCTCGGCGTTGCAGCCGGCGACAACATTCTGATCGCGCTCACCCGCCGCCTCCGCCGTCTCCTGAAACCGCAGGATACCCTGGCGCGCCTTGCGGGCGACCAGTTCGGTCTCATCCTCGTTTCCGAGCGCGACCCGGCGAAGGTCGCCGATTTTGCCGATGCCGTCAGCAAGGCGATCATGGTGCCGATCAATTTCGGCAATCGCGAGATCATCCTGACGGCCTCGATCGGTCTTACCTCATGGGTCGATCAGCAGGAAAACGCCGCCGGCATGCTGAGCGATGCAGAGCTTGCCATGTACCGTGCCAAGCGCGCGGGCGGCAACCGCGTCGAACCCTTCCGCCCCGCCTTCCGCGATTTCGGCGCCGACCGCCTGCAGCTCGAATCCGACCTCCGCCGCGCCATCGAGCGCAAGGAACTGTCGATGGTCTACCAGCCGATCGCGCGGCTGGAGGATGTCGAGATTGCCGGCTTCGAGGCGCTGATGCGCTGGGAACATCCGAAGCGCGGCAACATTCCGCCATCGGAATTCATCCCGATCGCCGAAGCGTCGGATATCATCGGCTCGCTTGGCTTGTTCGCGCTCGAACAGGCGACCAGCGACCTGATGGCCTGGCAGAACCAGACCGGCGAACTGCCGATCTTCGTCTCGATCAACCTGTCGAGCGTGCAGCTCCTCAACAACGAACTCTATGACGACGTGCGCTCGGTTCTTTCGAAGACCCATTGCGAGCCGTCGCGCTTGAAGCTGGAGCTGACGGAATCCATGGTCATGGAAAATCCGGAGCAGGCGCGGCTTGTGCTGCAGAAGCTCAAGGAGGCCGGCCTCGGCTTGGCGCTCGACGACTTCGGCACGGGCTACTCGTCGCTCGCCTACCTCACCCGCTTCCCCTTCGACACGATCAAGCTCGACAAGGCGCTGGTTCGCGACGACAGCGACAAGAAGGCAACCATCCTCAGGTCGGTCATCTCCATGGCGCGCGAGCTGGACATGCAGGTCGTCGCCGAAGGCATCGAATCCAATGAGGATGCCATCGAGCTTGCCAAGATGGGCTGCAGCTACGGCCAGAGCTATCTTTTCGGCCCGCCGATGGGCTCTGATTCCGTGCTGCGCCTGCTGAAGGAACGCTTCCCGCTGACGAAGCGGGCTTAG
- a CDS encoding GNAT family N-acetyltransferase yields MPKSVFRFLSRQPEAVEIENDRYALRLPRYQDFNQWHKLRAASRKFLEPWEPTWRRDELTEGAYRARVIRGKQEYASGQAIPLFLFLKPDMELLGGITIGYIRRGAAQSCMIGYWMGEKHAGQGHMFAALQLVIPYIFAGLELHRIEAACIPENARSIRLLEKAGFQREGYLRGYLKINGQWHDHVMYSLLATDADTGRKTDSR; encoded by the coding sequence ATGCCAAAATCGGTTTTTCGGTTCCTGTCGCGGCAGCCGGAAGCGGTGGAGATCGAGAACGACCGCTATGCGCTGAGGCTTCCGCGCTACCAGGATTTCAACCAGTGGCACAAGCTGCGCGCCGCCAGCCGCAAGTTCCTGGAACCCTGGGAACCCACGTGGCGGCGCGATGAGCTGACGGAGGGCGCCTATCGCGCCCGTGTCATCCGCGGCAAGCAGGAATACGCCTCCGGACAGGCGATCCCGCTGTTCCTGTTCCTGAAACCGGACATGGAGCTGCTCGGCGGGATCACGATCGGCTATATCCGTCGCGGTGCGGCGCAGAGCTGCATGATCGGCTACTGGATGGGCGAGAAGCATGCCGGCCAAGGCCATATGTTCGCCGCACTTCAGTTGGTTATACCCTATATCTTCGCAGGGCTTGAGTTGCACCGTATCGAGGCAGCCTGTATTCCGGAGAACGCACGAAGCATTCGCCTGCTTGAAAAGGCTGGGTTTCAGCGGGAAGGCTATCTGCGCGGATACTTGAAAATAAACGGTCAGTGGCATGACCACGTGATGTATTCACTGCTTGCCACCGATGCGGATACAGGCAGGAAAACCGACAGCCGATGA
- a CDS encoding M16 family metallopeptidase, whose translation MTVECTRLKSGLTVVTQTMPHLESVALGVWIKSGSRNETEDEHGIAHLLEHMAFKGTARRSARDIAEEIEDVGGEVNAATSTETTSYYARVLKDYLPLAVDILADILTESAFEEDELEREKQVILQEINAANDTPDDVVFDKFSETAYRDQTLGRAILGTPQTVVSFSPQQIRSYLGRNYTTDRMFVVAAGAVDHDEFVRMVERRFASLPTAPSAPPVIETARYIGGSVRETRDLMDAQVLLGFEGKAYHARDFYCSQILANILGGGMSSRLFQEVREIRGLCYSIYAFHWGFSDTGIFGIHAATGGENLPELVPVIVDELHKSAGFIEQKEIERARAQIRAQLLMGQESPAARAGQIARQMMLYGEPISNQEMMERLEGITIERLTDLAGRLFFDTVPTLSAIGPLERLAPMEDIVASLSAPLAQSKTASR comes from the coding sequence ATGACAGTTGAGTGCACCCGGCTCAAATCCGGGCTGACGGTAGTAACCCAGACCATGCCGCATCTTGAAAGCGTCGCTCTGGGCGTCTGGATCAAATCGGGTTCGCGCAACGAGACGGAAGACGAGCATGGCATAGCGCACCTGCTCGAACACATGGCGTTCAAGGGCACGGCCCGGCGTTCGGCCCGCGACATCGCCGAGGAAATCGAGGATGTGGGCGGCGAGGTGAACGCTGCCACCTCGACCGAAACGACGTCCTATTATGCCCGCGTGCTGAAGGATTACCTGCCACTTGCCGTCGATATTCTCGCCGACATCCTGACCGAATCGGCCTTCGAGGAAGACGAACTCGAACGCGAGAAGCAGGTCATCCTGCAGGAGATCAACGCGGCGAACGACACGCCGGACGACGTGGTCTTCGACAAGTTCTCCGAGACCGCCTATCGCGACCAGACGCTCGGCCGCGCCATCCTCGGCACGCCGCAAACCGTCGTCTCCTTCTCGCCGCAGCAGATCCGCAGTTATCTCGGCCGAAACTACACCACCGACCGCATGTTCGTCGTCGCCGCCGGGGCGGTCGATCATGACGAATTCGTGCGCATGGTGGAACGGCGCTTCGCGAGCCTGCCGACCGCGCCGAGCGCGCCGCCGGTCATCGAGACAGCCCGCTACATCGGCGGCAGCGTGCGCGAGACGCGCGACCTGATGGATGCGCAGGTCCTGCTCGGATTCGAGGGCAAGGCCTACCATGCCCGCGACTTTTACTGTTCGCAGATCCTTGCCAATATCCTCGGCGGCGGCATGTCGTCCCGCCTCTTCCAGGAAGTGCGGGAAATTCGCGGCCTCTGCTATTCGATCTATGCCTTCCACTGGGGCTTTTCCGACACCGGCATCTTCGGCATCCATGCCGCGACCGGCGGCGAGAACCTTCCCGAACTCGTGCCGGTGATCGTCGACGAGCTGCACAAGTCGGCAGGCTTCATCGAGCAGAAGGAGATCGAGCGCGCCCGCGCGCAGATCCGCGCCCAGCTTCTGATGGGGCAGGAAAGCCCGGCCGCACGCGCTGGCCAGATCGCCCGCCAGATGATGCTCTATGGCGAGCCTATCTCCAATCAGGAAATGATGGAACGGCTCGAGGGCATCACCATCGAGCGTCTCACCGACCTCGCCGGCCGCCTGTTCTTTGACACCGTGCCGACCCTTTCGGCAATCGGCCCGCTGGAGCGGCTTGCACCTATGGAAGACATCGTCGCCTCGCTGTCCGCTCCCTTAGCGCAGTCGAAAACAGCAAGCCGCTGA
- the thrC gene encoding threonine synthase, whose amino-acid sequence MKNVDYISTRGEAPSLGFCDALLTGLARDGGLYVPRQWPHFSKKEIRALRGKSYQEIAFAILSPFTTGEIPATTFRAMIDEAYGTFRHPAIAPLVQTGANSFVMELFHGTTLAFKDVAMQLLARLMDYALEKRGQRATIVGATSGDTGGAAIDAFAGRERTDIFILFPHGKVSPVQQRQMTTSTAGNVHALAVKGNFDDCQNLVKAMFNDVAFRDKVRLSGVNSINWARIMAQIVYYFTTAIALGAPDRKISFTVPTGNFGDIFAGYAAKRMGLPIGKLVIATNENDILARTMRTGRYDMKKVKATTSPSMDIQISSNFERLLFEAYDRDASKVRHAMDSLKQSNGFEITPKALAAIRKDFRAGRASEKQVAQTIKTTYAETGYLLDPHSAIGVFVAAKHEKPNTPMVTLATAHPAKFPAAVKSASGIDPALPTWLAGLMLKEERFQVVDPELKAIEGFIGKHART is encoded by the coding sequence ATGAAGAACGTGGACTATATCTCGACCCGCGGCGAGGCCCCATCCCTCGGCTTTTGCGATGCGTTGCTGACGGGTCTTGCGCGCGACGGCGGTCTCTATGTTCCTCGCCAATGGCCGCATTTCTCCAAGAAGGAAATCCGGGCCCTGCGCGGCAAGAGCTACCAGGAGATCGCGTTTGCGATCCTTTCGCCCTTTACGACCGGCGAAATTCCCGCCACCACCTTCCGGGCGATGATCGACGAAGCCTATGGCACTTTCCGGCATCCGGCGATCGCCCCTCTCGTACAGACGGGAGCGAACAGCTTCGTCATGGAACTTTTCCACGGCACCACGCTCGCCTTCAAGGACGTGGCGATGCAGCTTCTGGCGCGTCTGATGGACTATGCACTGGAAAAGCGCGGCCAGCGCGCGACGATCGTCGGCGCGACGTCGGGCGATACGGGCGGGGCTGCGATCGACGCCTTCGCGGGCCGCGAACGCACCGATATCTTCATCCTCTTTCCGCACGGCAAGGTTTCGCCGGTGCAGCAACGGCAGATGACCACCTCGACGGCGGGCAATGTCCATGCACTGGCGGTCAAGGGCAATTTCGACGACTGCCAGAACCTCGTCAAAGCGATGTTCAACGATGTGGCCTTCCGCGACAAGGTACGCCTTTCCGGCGTCAACTCGATCAACTGGGCGCGCATCATGGCCCAGATCGTCTATTATTTCACGACGGCGATCGCACTCGGCGCGCCGGACCGCAAGATTTCGTTCACCGTGCCGACCGGCAATTTCGGCGACATCTTTGCAGGCTACGCCGCGAAGCGCATGGGCCTGCCGATCGGCAAGTTGGTGATCGCGACCAACGAGAATGACATCCTCGCCCGCACGATGAGGACCGGCCGCTACGACATGAAGAAAGTGAAGGCGACAACCTCACCATCGATGGACATCCAGATTTCCTCGAACTTCGAGCGGCTGCTTTTCGAAGCCTACGACCGGGATGCTTCCAAGGTGCGCCATGCGATGGACAGCCTGAAGCAGTCGAACGGTTTCGAGATCACGCCGAAGGCGCTTGCCGCGATCAGGAAGGATTTCCGCGCCGGCCGCGCCAGCGAAAAGCAGGTGGCGCAGACGATCAAGACTACCTATGCCGAAACCGGCTATCTTCTCGACCCGCATTCGGCGATCGGTGTCTTCGTCGCTGCCAAGCACGAAAAACCGAACACGCCGATGGTGACGCTTGCGACCGCGCACCCGGCAAAATTCCCCGCAGCGGTAAAATCCGCCTCCGGTATTGACCCGGCGCTTCCGACGTGGCTTGCTGGTCTGATGCTTAAGGAGGAGCGCTTCCAAGTCGTCGATCCGGAACTTAAGGCCATTGAAGGCTTTATCGGCAAACACGCCCGGACGTGA
- a CDS encoding HAD family hydrolase, with protein sequence MDGFDLIIFDCDGVLVDSEIIAADVESKLLTDAGYPISTEEMAERFAGMTWKNILLQVEREASIPLSASLLDKSEKLLDLRLERDVQAIPGVEFAVSRLDLKRCVCSNSSSHRLDMMLGKVGLKKLFAPNVFSAKDLGPDRVKPKPDIFLHGAEKMGVSPSKTVVVEDSVHGIHAARAAGMRVIGFTGASHTYSSHADRLTDAGAETVISRMNDLPGVVAALAEWAGVL encoded by the coding sequence ATGGACGGCTTCGACCTCATCATTTTCGACTGCGACGGCGTTCTGGTCGATTCCGAAATTATCGCGGCGGACGTGGAGTCCAAGCTTCTGACGGACGCGGGCTATCCGATCAGCACCGAAGAGATGGCCGAGCGGTTCGCAGGCATGACTTGGAAGAACATCCTTCTCCAGGTGGAGCGCGAGGCGAGCATCCCGCTTTCCGCGTCGCTGCTCGACAAATCCGAAAAGCTGCTCGACCTGCGCCTCGAGCGCGACGTGCAAGCCATTCCGGGCGTCGAGTTCGCCGTCTCGCGCCTTGATCTGAAGCGTTGCGTCTGCTCGAATTCCAGTTCGCACAGGCTCGACATGATGCTCGGCAAGGTGGGATTGAAGAAGCTGTTTGCTCCGAATGTCTTTTCCGCAAAAGATCTCGGGCCGGATCGCGTCAAGCCGAAGCCGGACATCTTCCTGCATGGCGCCGAAAAGATGGGCGTTTCACCGTCGAAGACGGTCGTCGTCGAGGATTCCGTCCATGGCATCCATGCGGCACGCGCCGCCGGCATGCGCGTCATCGGCTTCACCGGTGCATCGCATACCTATTCCTCGCACGCCGACCGCCTGACGGATGCCGGTGCAGAGACGGTCATCTCGCGGATGAACGACCTGCCGGGCGTGGTTGCCGCCCTTGCGGAATGGGCTGGCGTCCTCTGA
- a CDS encoding ArsR/SmtB family transcription factor translates to MKEGPDIAQIGALIGDPARANMLAALSGGRALTATELAAVGGITLQTASTHLAKLQTGGLLTQRKQGRHRYFTLADEATARLIESMMGFAASRGHLRHRMGPKEPALRKARICYDHLAGDYGVRMLDSLVASGAIDALGESLSVTSKGESQLKCIGVDISDLKSSRRPLCRSCLDWSERRAHLAGSLGKALLSNFFDKGWARRTAGSRSVIFSPEGERQFLSLFPLEA, encoded by the coding sequence ATGAAAGAAGGACCGGACATTGCCCAGATTGGAGCGCTGATCGGCGATCCTGCGCGCGCCAACATGCTGGCTGCGCTTTCTGGCGGCCGGGCACTGACGGCGACCGAGCTTGCGGCAGTCGGCGGCATCACCCTTCAGACGGCGAGCACGCATCTCGCCAAGCTCCAAACCGGCGGCCTGCTCACCCAGCGCAAGCAGGGCCGACACCGCTATTTCACACTCGCAGACGAGGCGACTGCCCGGCTGATCGAGAGCATGATGGGCTTCGCCGCCAGCCGCGGCCATCTCAGACACCGGATGGGTCCGAAGGAACCGGCGCTGCGCAAGGCGCGCATCTGCTACGATCATCTGGCCGGCGATTACGGCGTGCGCATGCTCGACAGTCTCGTGGCTTCGGGCGCGATCGACGCCCTCGGCGAAAGCCTGTCGGTCACGTCGAAAGGTGAAAGCCAACTGAAATGCATCGGCGTCGATATCTCCGATCTCAAGTCGTCACGCCGCCCGCTCTGCCGCTCGTGCCTCGACTGGAGCGAGCGGCGCGCGCATCTTGCCGGCAGCCTCGGCAAGGCGCTGCTTTCCAACTTCTTCGACAAGGGCTGGGCGCGGCGGACGGCGGGAAGCCGTTCGGTGATCTTCTCGCCAGAAGGCGAGCGGCAGTTCCTGTCGCTCTTTCCGCTGGAAGCCTGA
- a CDS encoding NIPSNAP family protein — MLTCFIRYEIDPFTKDAFTEYARVWGQAIPRNGADLIGYFGPHEGSATTAYGVYNIESLAAYEAYRARLAADPLGKQNYEFAKRERFILKEDRIFLKNVSVPHSPLVLP; from the coding sequence ATGCTGACCTGCTTCATCCGCTACGAGATCGACCCCTTCACTAAGGATGCCTTTACCGAATATGCCCGTGTTTGGGGGCAGGCGATCCCACGCAACGGCGCCGATCTCATCGGCTACTTCGGCCCGCATGAGGGGTCTGCGACAACCGCCTACGGCGTCTATAACATCGAAAGCCTTGCCGCTTACGAGGCCTATCGCGCCCGCCTCGCAGCCGATCCGCTCGGTAAGCAAAACTACGAGTTCGCCAAACGCGAACGCTTCATTCTCAAGGAGGACCGCATCTTCCTGAAGAACGTGTCCGTCCCTCATTCCCCGCTGGTGCTGCCATGA
- a CDS encoding antibiotic biosynthesis monooxygenase family protein: MIAVIFEVVPYLGERHRYLDLAGDLRAELEKIDGFISIERFESLTMRGKLLSLSFWRDQEAVREWRNLEAHRAAQKAGRNGIFADYRLRIGHVVRDYGMFERDEAPADSLKVHTA, translated from the coding sequence ATGATCGCCGTCATCTTCGAAGTCGTCCCCTATCTGGGCGAACGCCACAGATATCTCGACCTTGCCGGTGACCTGCGCGCCGAACTGGAAAAGATCGACGGCTTCATCTCCATTGAACGCTTCGAGAGCCTGACGATGCGCGGCAAACTGCTGTCGCTCTCGTTCTGGCGGGACCAAGAGGCGGTGAGAGAATGGCGCAACCTCGAAGCTCACCGCGCCGCGCAGAAGGCCGGCCGAAACGGCATCTTCGCCGACTACCGCCTGCGCATCGGCCACGTCGTCCGCGACTACGGCATGTTCGAGCGGGATGAGGCGCCGGCGGATAGCCTGAAGGTGCACACGGCTTAG
- a CDS encoding site-specific DNA-methyltransferase, translating to MASVFPLADLKTSATPGSWINTIIKGDCVAALEALPTNSVDVIFADPPYNLQLGGTLHRPDQSLVDAVDDEWDQFASFEAYDAFTRAWLLACRRVLKPTGTIWVIGSYHNIFRVGATLQDLNFWILNDIVWRKTNPMPNFKGRRFQNAHETMIWASPDAKAKGYTFNYDAMKAANDDVQMRSDWLFPICSGSERLKGEDGKKAHPTQKPEALLARVIMASSKPGDIILDPFFGSGTTGAVAKRLGRLFVGIEREQDYIDAASARIAAVEPLGKAELTVMTGKKQEVRVAFNVLVESGLIKPGQVLTDARRRYSAIVRADGTVASGGEAGSIHRLGAKVQGLDACNGWTFWHFDDGQSLRPIDDLRSVIRSDLAKAG from the coding sequence ATGGCGTCTGTTTTTCCGCTTGCCGATCTCAAGACCTCCGCAACACCGGGCTCTTGGATCAACACGATCATCAAGGGTGATTGTGTTGCAGCCCTCGAAGCTTTGCCGACCAACTCCGTCGACGTCATTTTTGCCGATCCGCCATACAATCTCCAGCTCGGCGGCACGCTCCACCGTCCGGACCAGTCACTCGTCGACGCCGTCGATGACGAATGGGATCAATTCGCGTCCTTCGAAGCATACGACGCCTTCACCCGCGCCTGGCTGCTTGCCTGCCGCCGCGTGCTGAAGCCGACCGGCACCATTTGGGTGATCGGCTCCTATCACAATATCTTCCGTGTCGGCGCCACCCTGCAGGACCTGAATTTCTGGATCCTCAACGACATCGTCTGGCGCAAGACCAACCCGATGCCGAATTTCAAGGGCCGCCGGTTCCAGAATGCCCATGAGACGATGATCTGGGCAAGTCCGGACGCGAAGGCCAAAGGCTATACCTTCAACTACGATGCAATGAAGGCTGCGAACGACGACGTGCAGATGCGCTCCGACTGGCTCTTCCCTATCTGCAGCGGCTCCGAGCGGCTGAAGGGCGAGGACGGCAAGAAGGCGCATCCGACGCAGAAGCCGGAAGCACTGCTCGCCCGCGTCATCATGGCGTCGTCGAAGCCCGGCGACATCATCCTCGACCCGTTCTTCGGCTCCGGCACCACGGGCGCTGTCGCCAAGCGCCTGGGCCGCCTCTTCGTTGGCATCGAGCGCGAGCAGGACTATATCGATGCGGCGTCCGCCCGCATCGCCGCCGTCGAGCCGCTCGGCAAGGCGGAATTGACCGTCATGACCGGCAAGAAGCAGGAGGTTCGCGTCGCCTTCAACGTCCTGGTGGAAAGCGGCCTCATCAAGCCCGGCCAGGTGCTGACAGATGCCCGCCGCCGCTACAGCGCGATCGTCCGCGCCGACGGCACGGTGGCCTCCGGTGGCGAGGCCGGTTCGATTCATCGTCTCGGCGCGAAGGTGCAGGGGCTTGATGCATGCAACGGATGGACATTCTGGCACTTTGACGATGGGCAATCCCTGCGCCCCATCGACGACTTGCGGTCCGTGATCCGCAGTGATCTGGCAAAGGCGGGATGA